Proteins co-encoded in one Corynebacterium lujinxingii genomic window:
- a CDS encoding DNA recombination protein RmuC, protein MPTTTVFLILATGLLAGFIAGVFAGVAWFRRSAPQPAPPQDLRPVARALKDMREQLDHMDKQQAVSSSAIAGQVQAIGRTSARLGDRTDQLITALRSPQTRGRWGEMQLERVVELGGMLEHVDFDTQAHMLVDDSRVRPDMIIRLTQGRNIVVDAKVPFGAYLDALNTDDPEEHDAFLRRHAHLLRGHVDTLSGKAYINAFQPTPEFVVLFVPADPFLDAALSLEPDLLDYAFSRDVVIATPTTLFALLRTVALGWRQESINASAKEVQRLGAELHQRLSTMAQHYNKVGTSLEKAVEAYNSTLASMDSRVMVTARKLEEAHIPSRRQEAPVLKPASARARHIVEEDDR, encoded by the coding sequence ATGCCAACAACCACGGTCTTTCTCATCCTCGCCACGGGGCTGCTCGCCGGCTTCATCGCCGGGGTGTTCGCGGGCGTGGCCTGGTTCCGCCGCTCCGCACCGCAGCCCGCTCCCCCGCAGGACCTGCGCCCCGTGGCCCGCGCGCTAAAAGACATGCGCGAACAGCTCGACCACATGGATAAGCAGCAGGCGGTGTCGTCGTCGGCAATCGCAGGCCAGGTTCAAGCCATTGGCCGCACCTCGGCCCGGCTTGGCGACCGCACCGATCAACTCATCACCGCCCTGCGCTCCCCACAAACCCGCGGCCGCTGGGGCGAAATGCAGCTAGAGCGCGTCGTCGAGCTCGGCGGCATGCTCGAGCACGTCGACTTCGACACCCAGGCGCACATGCTTGTCGACGACTCCCGCGTCCGCCCCGACATGATCATCCGGCTCACCCAGGGTCGCAACATCGTCGTTGACGCAAAGGTGCCCTTCGGCGCCTACCTCGACGCGCTCAACACCGACGACCCCGAGGAGCACGACGCCTTCCTGCGCCGCCACGCGCACCTGTTGCGTGGGCACGTGGACACCCTGTCGGGCAAGGCATATATCAACGCGTTCCAACCCACCCCCGAGTTTGTCGTGCTGTTCGTCCCGGCCGACCCCTTCCTGGATGCGGCACTGAGCCTCGAACCGGATTTGTTGGACTACGCGTTTTCGCGCGACGTGGTCATCGCCACCCCCACCACCTTGTTCGCGCTGCTGCGCACCGTGGCGCTCGGGTGGCGGCAAGAATCCATCAACGCCTCCGCGAAAGAGGTGCAGCGCCTAGGCGCTGAGCTGCACCAGCGTCTGTCCACGATGGCGCAGCACTACAACAAGGTGGGCACCTCGCTGGAAAAAGCAGTCGAAGCATATAACTCCACGCTGGCCTCGATGGACTCTCGTGTCATGGTGACCGCCCGAAAGTTAGAGGAGGCCCACATCCCGTCGCGCCGGCAGGAGGCACCTGTCTTGAAACCGGCGTCGGCGCGTGCCCGCCACATTGTGGAAGAGGACGACAGGTAA
- a CDS encoding AI-2E family transporter, with protein sequence MVRVTAPIQPADTRDDRVDRNVVFNAWIASGAKFTLRILVIALFLYALGKLIGAFWAGVLPAVLALIVCTVLAPVAAWLRDHKIASGLAALLTMLLFFGVLAVLGMLIAPDIVGQSRLLYIQALEGIQRLQLWAQGPPLNVDPESLNEGVDEITRWIQNQAGAIAGGVFSGINTAAGLSVTLMVLFVLTFFFLKDGHRFLPWLRGATGGRTGLYATELLTRAWNTLSGFIRAQAVCSLVDAIVIGTGIAIVGVPMAFTLAIITFVAGFIPIVGAVVAGALATLIALVTLGFTKALIVLAIVLATQQLEGNVLSPLLQSRAMNLHPVVVLISVTVGGGLFGLMGGFLAVPAAAMIAVAYRYMVDVLRINAGEVGADDLDFATEEGRLIAEIDEKESVYKRQEWRGEREWVNAPQTLNDDPADEPSSPGFSTSLQKLRNVGSRTILKRRNVEHKSEPDA encoded by the coding sequence ATGGTGCGCGTGACCGCACCGATTCAGCCCGCAGATACTCGCGACGACCGCGTGGACCGCAACGTCGTGTTCAACGCCTGGATCGCCTCCGGCGCGAAGTTCACGCTGCGCATCCTGGTGATCGCACTGTTTTTGTATGCCCTGGGCAAACTGATCGGTGCCTTTTGGGCCGGTGTGCTGCCGGCGGTGCTCGCGCTGATCGTGTGCACGGTGCTCGCCCCGGTGGCCGCATGGCTGCGCGACCACAAGATCGCGTCTGGGCTGGCAGCACTGCTCACCATGTTGTTGTTTTTCGGTGTGCTCGCGGTGTTGGGCATGCTGATCGCGCCGGATATCGTCGGCCAGTCGCGCCTGCTGTACATCCAGGCGCTCGAGGGCATTCAGCGCCTGCAGCTGTGGGCGCAGGGCCCGCCGCTGAACGTGGATCCGGAGAGCCTGAACGAGGGTGTCGACGAAATCACGCGTTGGATTCAGAACCAGGCGGGCGCGATCGCGGGCGGCGTGTTCTCCGGCATCAATACAGCCGCGGGCTTGTCCGTCACGCTCATGGTGCTGTTCGTGCTCACCTTCTTCTTCCTCAAGGACGGCCACCGGTTCCTGCCGTGGCTGCGCGGCGCCACCGGGGGCCGCACCGGCCTGTACGCCACCGAGCTGCTTACCCGCGCGTGGAACACGTTGTCCGGCTTCATCCGTGCGCAGGCGGTGTGCTCGCTTGTCGACGCCATCGTGATCGGCACCGGCATCGCCATCGTCGGCGTCCCAATGGCGTTCACGCTGGCCATCATTACGTTTGTCGCGGGGTTTATCCCGATCGTCGGCGCTGTGGTCGCCGGCGCCTTGGCCACCCTGATCGCACTGGTGACTCTCGGTTTCACGAAGGCCCTGATCGTGCTTGCCATCGTGTTGGCCACCCAACAGCTCGAAGGCAACGTGCTTTCCCCGCTGCTGCAGTCGCGGGCGATGAACCTCCACCCGGTGGTCGTGCTGATCTCAGTCACGGTCGGCGGCGGCCTGTTCGGCCTGATGGGCGGCTTCCTCGCCGTGCCAGCCGCGGCCATGATCGCGGTGGCGTACCGCTATATGGTGGACGTCCTGCGCATCAATGCCGGCGAGGTCGGCGCGGACGACCTCGACTTCGCCACAGAGGAGGGCCGCCTGATCGCGGAAATCGACGAGAAGGAGTCGGTGTACAAGCGTCAGGAGTGGCGCGGCGAGCGCGAGTGGGTCAACGCCCCGCAGACGCTTAACGACGACCCCGCCGACGAGCCGTCCTCCCCCGGCTTCAGCACGAGTCTGCAGAAACTCCGCAACGTGGGCAGCCGCACCATCCTCAAACGCAGGAATGTCGAACATAAGAGCGAACCCGACGCATAG
- the ychF gene encoding redox-regulated ATPase YchF gives MSLTLGIVGLPNVGKSTLFNALTRNEVLAANYPFATIEPNVGLVELPDPRLDRLAEIFDSERVLPATVSFVDIAGIVKGASEGEGMGNAFLANIREADAICQVVRAFSDDNVIHVDGQVDPSSDIEVINTELILADLQTIEKALPRLEKDGRKDKDVAAQAEEAKKAQAILEDGRTLFAASKTGDIDLALLHHLHLMTAKPFLYVFNSDEDVLTDEARKQELRDLVAPAEAVFLDAQTETELLELDDEDASELLAAVGQDEPGLQTLAKAGFDTLGLQTYLTAGPKEARAWTIRKGDTAPKAAGVIHTDFEKGFIKAEIVGFEDLDAAGSMAEARAAGKVRQEGKDYVMVDGDVVEFRFNVT, from the coding sequence GTGAGCCTTACACTTGGAATTGTCGGTCTGCCCAACGTCGGAAAGTCCACCTTGTTCAACGCGCTGACGCGCAACGAGGTGCTTGCCGCGAACTACCCGTTCGCCACCATCGAGCCGAACGTGGGACTCGTCGAACTGCCGGATCCGCGCCTGGATCGCCTGGCGGAAATCTTCGACTCGGAGCGTGTGCTGCCGGCGACGGTGTCCTTCGTGGATATCGCGGGCATCGTCAAGGGCGCATCCGAAGGCGAGGGTATGGGCAACGCGTTTTTGGCCAACATCCGTGAAGCCGACGCGATCTGCCAGGTTGTGCGCGCGTTTAGCGACGACAACGTCATCCACGTCGACGGCCAGGTCGACCCGTCTTCGGACATCGAGGTCATCAACACGGAGCTGATCCTCGCCGACCTGCAGACCATCGAAAAGGCCCTGCCGCGCCTGGAAAAGGACGGCCGTAAGGACAAGGACGTCGCCGCGCAGGCGGAGGAAGCGAAGAAGGCGCAGGCCATTCTCGAGGACGGCCGCACCCTGTTCGCCGCGTCCAAGACCGGCGACATCGACCTCGCGCTGCTGCACCACCTGCACCTCATGACCGCAAAGCCGTTCCTCTACGTGTTCAACTCCGACGAGGACGTGCTTACCGACGAAGCCCGCAAACAGGAGCTCCGCGACCTCGTCGCCCCCGCGGAGGCCGTCTTCCTCGATGCCCAGACCGAAACCGAGCTGCTCGAGCTTGACGACGAAGACGCCTCCGAACTCCTCGCCGCCGTCGGCCAAGACGAGCCAGGTCTGCAGACTCTGGCCAAGGCCGGCTTCGACACCCTCGGCCTGCAGACCTACCTCACTGCAGGCCCGAAGGAGGCCCGCGCCTGGACGATCCGCAAGGGCGACACCGCCCCAAAGGCCGCCGGCGTGATCCACACCGACTTTGAAAAGGGATTCATCAAGGCCGAAATCGTCGGCTTCGAGGATCTTGACGCCGCCGGCTCCATGGCCGAGGCTCGCGCGGCCGGCAAGGTCCGCCAGGAAGGCAAGGACTACGTCATGGTCGACGGCGATGTCGTGGAGTTTCGTTTCAATGTAACCTAA
- a CDS encoding recombinase family protein yields MTTRAAIYLRISLDAAMDGLAIDRQRQDCEALAEQRGWDVVHTYVDQSISASKKDVDRPDYDAMVASFERGEIDAIICWDLDRLTRQPWQLEEWIDRAEEQGLKLVTANGDADLATDGGRMYARIKAAVARGEIERKSMRQSRAQQQRAEQGRWYSGGVRPIGYTSTGEIIPPEAAAVLGMFRAVERGNSMRDIARALSGVDQPGLPDIPTTPRHMHTVVTERNARRRAEGQEEKPVPDAQPWAYTSLHSILRNPVYAGYSTYKKAKRKGVKNKYRRVTHIVRDPDTGEPVKGQWEPIVTPDLWWRVQNVLDDPDRLTNKERRNTRRHLGSGLYVCDECGNPVRTHADRYRCAACGLVRTHSVDDFVLAVIRARLGRDDLADLLPTADDDEVNAIDDELAELRAKLARVQADYDEELIEARDLKRARNRYEPQIEKLETRRARLAGASALLDTTGYASPVDAFDNAELAVQRRVINTLCQVRLRRGVRGTKTFNPESVQIVWN; encoded by the coding sequence ATGACTACACGTGCTGCTATTTACCTCCGTATCTCGCTAGACGCTGCCATGGACGGCCTCGCCATCGACCGGCAGCGCCAGGACTGCGAAGCCCTTGCCGAGCAACGCGGCTGGGACGTCGTGCATACCTACGTCGATCAATCGATCTCTGCATCAAAGAAGGACGTGGACCGTCCCGACTACGACGCGATGGTGGCGTCCTTTGAGCGCGGCGAGATCGACGCGATCATTTGCTGGGACCTCGACCGCCTCACGCGACAGCCCTGGCAGCTCGAAGAGTGGATCGACAGAGCAGAAGAGCAGGGGCTGAAACTCGTCACCGCGAACGGTGATGCTGACCTTGCCACCGACGGCGGCAGAATGTACGCGCGCATCAAAGCAGCCGTGGCGCGCGGCGAGATCGAACGTAAAAGCATGCGCCAATCCCGTGCGCAACAGCAGCGCGCCGAGCAGGGACGCTGGTACTCCGGCGGTGTGCGCCCAATCGGCTACACCTCGACCGGCGAGATCATCCCACCCGAAGCCGCCGCCGTGCTCGGGATGTTCCGGGCTGTCGAGCGGGGCAACTCCATGCGCGACATTGCACGCGCCCTATCTGGGGTCGATCAACCGGGCTTGCCGGATATCCCGACCACTCCGCGCCATATGCACACCGTGGTCACAGAGCGCAACGCTCGACGCCGCGCTGAAGGCCAGGAAGAAAAGCCAGTTCCCGACGCGCAGCCGTGGGCCTATACGTCGTTGCACTCGATTCTGCGCAACCCCGTGTATGCCGGCTATTCCACCTACAAGAAGGCCAAACGCAAAGGCGTGAAGAACAAATACCGCCGTGTAACGCACATTGTCCGCGACCCCGATACCGGCGAGCCGGTAAAAGGGCAGTGGGAGCCGATCGTCACACCCGATCTGTGGTGGCGTGTGCAGAACGTGCTCGATGATCCCGACCGGCTGACAAACAAGGAGCGCCGGAACACTCGCCGCCATCTCGGCTCGGGTCTGTATGTCTGCGACGAGTGCGGCAACCCCGTGCGCACGCATGCCGACCGCTACCGCTGCGCGGCCTGTGGCTTAGTGCGCACACATAGCGTCGATGATTTTGTCCTCGCCGTGATCCGTGCCCGTCTTGGTCGTGACGACCTGGCGGACCTGCTGCCGACTGCGGACGACGACGAGGTCAACGCCATCGACGACGAACTCGCTGAGCTTCGCGCAAAGCTCGCCCGCGTCCAGGCTGACTACGACGAGGAGCTTATCGAGGCCCGTGACCTCAAGCGCGCGCGAAACCGTTATGAGCCGCAGATCGAGAAACTCGAAACGCGCCGTGCCCGCCTTGCTGGCGCATCGGCGCTGCTCGACACAACCGGCTACGCCTCGCCCGTGGACGCCTTCGACAACGCAGAGCTTGCCGTGCAGCGTCGAGTCATCAACACCCTGTGCCAGGTGCGCCTGCGCCGTGGCGTGCGCGGCACCAAGACCTTCAACCCTGAATCGGTGCAGATCGTGTGGAACTAG
- a CDS encoding lactococcin 972 family bacteriocin — MAELLGEAAPAITTYWASVGRKVRYPAGGGTWEYGFWDAKARSYFTVNRCHTSTVIVNDRRQQSIDTRGGQKSIAELWATNLPGTKDSYYYNFC; from the coding sequence ATGGCCGAGCTACTCGGCGAGGCAGCACCAGCCATCACAACCTACTGGGCATCTGTCGGCCGGAAAGTTCGCTACCCTGCAGGTGGCGGTACCTGGGAGTACGGATTCTGGGACGCTAAGGCGCGTTCTTATTTCACCGTGAATCGGTGCCATACTTCGACTGTGATCGTCAACGACAGAAGGCAACAAAGCATCGACACCCGCGGCGGCCAGAAGTCGATCGCCGAGCTTTGGGCAACGAATTTGCCGGGCACTAAGGACAGCTACTACTACAACTTCTGCTAG
- a CDS encoding ATP-binding cassette domain-containing protein, producing the protein MASPNQSPTLPPEISTSHLCLAAESTFSVGRSTRMVKKSLVENATFSLPGPGFVAICGASGSGKTLLLNTLAGLLPPADGLLRIDGENASAWRMKRRRRFWRERAAIIHQDHGIIPELSCEDNLTLGLSRKQYSKEELLHSLGEVGLDVPFDGPAAILSGGEQQRLAIARALLRGAAYVFADEPTASLDPTNRDQVIALLRRAADGGALVLAATHDAAVIAAADSTLRINDRQVTVSGSARD; encoded by the coding sequence TTGGCTAGCCCCAATCAGTCCCCCACTCTGCCGCCGGAGATTTCCACCTCTCATCTCTGTCTCGCCGCGGAGTCGACTTTTTCTGTGGGGCGCAGCACGCGGATGGTGAAGAAGTCCCTCGTGGAAAATGCAACGTTTTCCCTACCCGGGCCAGGCTTTGTCGCCATCTGTGGAGCCAGCGGTTCCGGAAAGACTTTGCTGCTCAACACCTTGGCCGGGCTCCTGCCGCCGGCGGACGGCCTCCTCCGGATAGACGGTGAGAATGCCTCCGCGTGGAGGATGAAGCGGAGGCGGAGGTTCTGGCGAGAACGCGCAGCGATAATCCACCAAGACCACGGAATCATTCCCGAACTAAGCTGCGAAGATAACCTCACCCTCGGGCTATCCAGGAAGCAATACTCCAAAGAAGAATTGCTGCACTCCCTCGGCGAAGTCGGTCTTGATGTCCCCTTCGACGGGCCGGCAGCTATTCTCAGCGGAGGCGAGCAGCAGCGGCTGGCGATCGCCCGAGCCCTGCTCCGCGGCGCGGCTTATGTGTTCGCTGACGAGCCGACCGCCTCCCTCGACCCCACTAACCGCGACCAAGTTATCGCGCTCCTGCGGCGAGCTGCGGACGGGGGCGCACTCGTTCTGGCCGCCACGCACGATGCCGCAGTTATTGCTGCCGCTGACAGCACCTTGCGCATCAATGATCGCCAGGTCACAGTCTCCGGCTCTGCGCGGGATTAA
- a CDS encoding helix-turn-helix domain-containing protein, translating to MAKELIDGGKSVSAVARTFNVSRPTIYRALKRIDADA from the coding sequence ATGGCCAAGGAGCTTATCGACGGTGGCAAGTCCGTCAGCGCAGTAGCGCGCACCTTCAACGTCTCGCGGCCGACGATCTATCGCGCTCTCAAGCGCATTGACGCCGACGCTTAA
- a CDS encoding DUF4192 domain-containing protein, whose protein sequence is MSTHSHTLASHGEILANLPGILGFYPNNSLILAFFVDDEGVDTVRLGPVARFDLDEAVEKLTESRERFAAWVHHLELDAVIAYMISDDIAQPIFDETATYLTSGAVHLPPLLGVVQVPEIVTGAAWWSVYQHPLIDEPRHGVVGEVAASAALQQMLEHTGELPEPSKDDIEARLNSTEHGIDAAEHADIIEDALAYIPPMFSDMLQREYEQAAAGMTQPSTRAVRSALKCFTTPRLRDTLLAALLDEPQAGLAFIEKVMRAVPTSWPGMRAQLTATVAVLAHATGQPGLAGVAAQRATEIGPDENFPSLVAKLTDIGQGERMVELVREGAEKTRTILFAE, encoded by the coding sequence ATGTCCACTCATTCCCACACGCTTGCATCCCACGGTGAGATCCTCGCGAACCTCCCCGGCATCCTCGGGTTTTACCCGAATAACTCGCTGATCCTCGCGTTCTTCGTCGACGACGAGGGCGTCGACACCGTCCGCCTCGGCCCGGTCGCACGGTTCGACCTGGACGAGGCCGTGGAGAAGCTCACCGAGAGCCGCGAGCGGTTCGCAGCGTGGGTCCACCACCTCGAACTCGACGCTGTTATCGCGTACATGATCAGCGATGACATTGCGCAACCGATCTTCGATGAGACGGCCACGTACCTCACCAGCGGGGCAGTGCACCTACCGCCGCTGCTCGGGGTGGTGCAGGTGCCTGAGATCGTCACTGGGGCTGCGTGGTGGTCTGTGTATCAGCATCCGCTCATCGACGAGCCGCGCCACGGCGTTGTCGGCGAGGTCGCCGCATCGGCGGCGCTGCAGCAGATGCTAGAGCACACTGGCGAGCTGCCGGAGCCGAGCAAAGACGACATCGAGGCACGCCTGAACAGCACCGAACACGGCATCGACGCTGCCGAACACGCCGACATCATCGAAGACGCGCTGGCGTATATCCCGCCCATGTTCTCCGACATGCTGCAGCGTGAGTACGAGCAGGCGGCGGCAGGGATGACCCAGCCGAGCACTCGCGCTGTTCGGTCTGCGTTGAAATGCTTCACCACGCCGCGCTTGCGGGACACGCTGCTGGCGGCGCTGCTCGATGAGCCGCAGGCTGGCCTTGCGTTCATAGAGAAGGTTATGCGTGCTGTCCCGACCAGCTGGCCGGGGATGCGGGCGCAGCTCACCGCCACTGTCGCCGTGCTCGCGCACGCCACGGGCCAGCCGGGGTTAGCTGGCGTGGCTGCGCAGCGGGCCACCGAGATCGGGCCAGACGAAAATTTCCCGTCGCTGGTCGCGAAGCTGACCGACATCGGCCAAGGCGAGCGGATGGTCGAGCTTGTCCGCGAGGGCGCTGAGAAGACCCGCACGATCTTGTTTGCCGAGTAG
- a CDS encoding single-stranded DNA-binding protein → MSNPFNNGTIVGNAARAPKLFEHANGGATVKLSVYARNTFKNKSTGKVESEIVELTGYVQDAANPGVFGCIGSGDRVAVSYSLKTDVYTDKDGVKQYPLVARIDTVQLIDSKKESAARAARRGGEAATAALAGAEGEEVPF, encoded by the coding sequence ATGTCCAACCCCTTCAACAACGGCACCATCGTCGGCAACGCAGCTCGCGCACCCAAGCTGTTCGAGCACGCAAACGGCGGCGCGACGGTGAAGCTCAGCGTCTATGCGCGCAACACCTTCAAGAACAAGTCCACCGGCAAGGTGGAAAGCGAGATCGTGGAGCTGACCGGCTACGTCCAGGACGCCGCGAACCCCGGTGTGTTCGGCTGCATCGGCTCCGGCGATCGCGTTGCGGTGAGCTACTCGCTCAAGACCGACGTCTACACCGACAAGGACGGTGTGAAGCAGTACCCGCTGGTGGCGCGCATCGACACGGTGCAGCTGATCGATTCCAAGAAGGAGTCCGCTGCTCGCGCTGCCCGTCGCGGAGGCGAGGCGGCGACCGCCGCCCTGGCTGGCGCTGAGGGCGAAGAAGTACCGTTCTAA
- the truA gene encoding tRNA pseudouridine(38-40) synthase TruA has protein sequence MVRLRFDVAYDGTDFHGWARQKPAGGEELRTVQGVLEDALSLILRYPVELTVAGRTDAGVHAAGQVAHADIPVSSLDQRSIEGDPGRLVRRLAKLLDPDVRVSAVSAAPDGFDARFSALTRTYRYRVTTADGGALPLRVRDTAVWPKKVDLDAAQEFANAVVGLHDFAAFCKARPHATTIREVRSFEWRDVSTGEEPELYEAVIVADAFCWHMVRALVATCLDVGSGKRDGEWAAALLGEKERSAAVSLAPANGLTLLGVDYPADNELAARAAVTRDRRDASEVHSESSRATE, from the coding sequence ATGGTGCGCCTGCGGTTCGATGTCGCTTACGACGGCACGGACTTCCACGGTTGGGCGCGCCAGAAACCTGCCGGTGGGGAAGAGCTCCGCACGGTGCAGGGCGTGCTGGAGGACGCGCTGAGCCTGATCCTGCGCTACCCGGTGGAGCTGACGGTGGCCGGCCGGACGGACGCGGGAGTCCACGCCGCCGGGCAGGTGGCGCATGCGGATATTCCGGTGTCGTCACTGGACCAGAGGTCGATTGAGGGGGATCCGGGGAGGTTGGTGCGTCGATTAGCGAAATTGCTTGATCCCGACGTGCGCGTTTCGGCAGTGTCCGCCGCGCCCGACGGCTTCGACGCGCGTTTCTCGGCGTTGACGCGCACCTACCGCTACCGGGTGACCACCGCGGACGGCGGCGCGCTGCCCCTGCGCGTGAGGGACACCGCGGTGTGGCCGAAGAAGGTGGACCTGGACGCGGCGCAAGAATTCGCGAATGCCGTGGTCGGGCTGCACGACTTCGCGGCGTTCTGCAAAGCGCGGCCGCACGCCACCACGATCCGGGAGGTCCGCTCGTTCGAGTGGCGCGACGTGTCCACCGGTGAGGAACCCGAGCTCTACGAGGCGGTCATCGTCGCCGACGCGTTCTGCTGGCACATGGTCCGCGCGCTGGTGGCCACGTGTCTCGACGTCGGCTCCGGCAAGCGCGACGGTGAGTGGGCCGCGGCTTTGCTGGGGGAGAAGGAACGCTCTGCCGCGGTGAGTTTGGCACCCGCAAATGGGTTGACCCTCCTCGGCGTCGACTACCCGGCAGATAACGAACTCGCAGCTCGCGCTGCAGTGACGCGCGACCGGCGCGACGCTTCGGAGGTGCACTCCGAGTCTTCCCGGGCGACGGAATAG
- a CDS encoding DUF6541 family protein: MDAVGAVWLAIAVFTLPGLIFAWVAGAKLPAAAASSLPATFGIVGLGSWMYGAMGIRFGWPSFIVFLVLMLCLAAGWRYAFARRARKRAAKNWVRALWPGDWRRGSIADPSWVLPGAGVVAGAWMLIAKQLELQSKVPGQLDNIVQGWDIQWHVNAVRFIMEEGIASPTRMGELQNPETHIDLFYPSAFHAATALFASAGDLAPVEAVNLASIVLPSLALTAGAAGLAWAMARGRGMVAQIAAGLAAIAVYASPVLVWIPDFVGMRPYIVAIGLSGIVIALFHQVPRYRALALPTLFAFLGMMQVHPSAVLVVVLAVLLYWLTYLVWRPDRSRVSDVLWLAIPALGATVAFLPQLIAGQTQAEEVNTWDASENVTSGEAWEKAFKMSTRHVGEFFPDFDPTILLWLAGFGAIAMVVWRGQVWAPVFYGLMTASAAHALHPFDGLWEPLLTLLGSPHYNSAHRIITVVALTVIAGAAVGAAMIIRVFTLAPVAARYGTRPWVWGTSIASAILAVLVGWGTGAWASTVAVDGAKMSFDASRLNDRMVDDDQLTAYAWLASRPEAHEGLVMGESTDGYSWAYAIDGVPTVARHYLWPNGGLGVDSNLLADRAGQLGAGERGRPNEKSPADDAAADLGVRFIVSSGNTFWPGPKNWQVDKALWTTPGVTPVYQRGRVTIFAVNAQLTPAEIKELQRDAVANGGSTELPELTPTSEELAAAGVE; this comes from the coding sequence ATGGATGCAGTCGGTGCCGTGTGGTTGGCCATCGCTGTATTCACATTGCCGGGGCTGATCTTCGCGTGGGTCGCGGGCGCGAAACTGCCCGCTGCGGCCGCGTCGTCGCTGCCCGCGACCTTCGGCATCGTCGGGTTGGGCAGCTGGATGTACGGCGCGATGGGAATCCGCTTCGGGTGGCCGTCGTTCATCGTTTTCTTAGTGCTCATGCTGTGTCTGGCGGCCGGGTGGCGCTACGCGTTCGCGCGGCGGGCGAGAAAACGCGCGGCGAAGAATTGGGTGCGTGCCCTGTGGCCGGGCGACTGGCGGCGCGGCAGTATCGCCGACCCGTCGTGGGTGCTGCCCGGCGCCGGCGTCGTGGCTGGCGCGTGGATGCTGATCGCCAAGCAGCTCGAACTCCAGTCGAAGGTGCCCGGCCAGCTGGACAATATTGTCCAGGGTTGGGACATCCAGTGGCACGTCAATGCGGTGCGCTTCATCATGGAGGAAGGCATTGCCTCGCCCACGCGGATGGGCGAGCTGCAGAACCCCGAAACGCACATCGATCTTTTCTATCCTTCCGCTTTCCACGCGGCGACGGCGCTGTTTGCCAGCGCGGGCGACCTCGCCCCCGTGGAAGCCGTGAACCTCGCGTCGATCGTGCTGCCGAGTCTCGCCCTGACCGCCGGCGCCGCTGGTCTGGCGTGGGCGATGGCGCGCGGCCGCGGCATGGTCGCGCAGATCGCCGCGGGACTGGCCGCCATCGCGGTGTACGCCTCGCCGGTGCTGGTGTGGATCCCGGATTTCGTGGGCATGCGCCCCTACATCGTGGCGATCGGACTGTCCGGCATCGTCATCGCGTTGTTCCACCAGGTGCCGCGCTACCGCGCGCTGGCCCTGCCGACGCTGTTCGCGTTCTTAGGCATGATGCAGGTCCACCCGTCCGCGGTGCTCGTCGTGGTGCTCGCCGTGCTGCTGTACTGGCTGACCTACCTGGTGTGGCGCCCGGACCGCTCGCGTGTTAGCGATGTCCTGTGGCTGGCCATTCCGGCGCTCGGCGCGACGGTGGCGTTCCTCCCGCAGCTCATCGCCGGCCAGACTCAGGCCGAAGAGGTGAACACCTGGGACGCCAGCGAGAATGTCACTTCAGGGGAGGCCTGGGAGAAGGCGTTCAAGATGAGCACCCGCCACGTGGGCGAGTTCTTCCCCGACTTCGACCCGACCATCCTGCTGTGGCTCGCCGGCTTCGGCGCGATCGCCATGGTGGTCTGGCGCGGGCAGGTGTGGGCGCCCGTCTTCTACGGGCTCATGACGGCCAGCGCGGCGCATGCGCTGCACCCGTTCGACGGACTGTGGGAACCGCTTTTGACCCTGCTCGGGTCCCCGCACTACAACTCCGCGCACCGCATCATCACGGTCGTGGCGCTGACCGTCATCGCCGGTGCCGCTGTCGGCGCCGCGATGATCATCCGCGTGTTCACGCTCGCTCCCGTCGCTGCCCGCTACGGCACCCGCCCGTGGGTGTGGGGCACGTCGATTGCCTCCGCTATCCTCGCGGTTCTCGTCGGGTGGGGCACCGGCGCCTGGGCGTCCACCGTCGCCGTCGACGGCGCGAAGATGTCCTTCGACGCCTCCCGCCTCAACGACCGCATGGTCGACGACGACCAGCTCACGGCCTACGCCTGGCTCGCCTCCCGCCCGGAGGCTCACGAGGGCTTAGTCATGGGCGAATCCACCGACGGGTATTCCTGGGCCTACGCCATCGACGGCGTGCCCACAGTCGCCCGCCACTACCTGTGGCCCAACGGCGGCCTGGGCGTCGACTCGAACCTGCTCGCCGACCGCGCCGGCCAACTCGGCGCCGGTGAACGCGGCCGACCGAACGAGAAATCGCCCGCCGACGACGCCGCCGCCGACCTGGGCGTCCGCTTCATCGTCTCCTCCGGCAACACCTTCTGGCCCGGGCCCAAAAACTGGCAGGTGGACAAGGCCCTGTGGACCACCCCCGGCGTCACGCCCGTCTACCAGCGCGGTCGCGTGACCATCTTCGCCGTCAACGCGCAGCTCACCCCAGCTGAGATCAAGGAACTCCAGCGCGACGCCGTCGCCAACGGCGGCTCCACCGAGCTGCCTGAGCTGACTCCGACGAGTGAGGAGCTGGCGGCCGCGGGCGTCGAATAG